One stretch of Miscanthus floridulus cultivar M001 chromosome 18, ASM1932011v1, whole genome shotgun sequence DNA includes these proteins:
- the LOC136524520 gene encoding uncharacterized protein translates to MHPTPTAALANEQSGSPLRHWRPFYSAFGAIDEAIKAADHLRAAFREVGVRIVQLLHPAADDDVAKQLCVALDDVMVEALETLRLAPVLHNALATTDLARAIGALGNHVSAWIWTLAGDVVHGWKAANVATATSVKDELVMLSVDQIPRQGISTAIKKVVAQSEKMEAKKPIVTQSEKMEAKKPVAAQSEKMEAKKPVITQSKKMENTKRKLRKLREGYQEAEKVKRQHMIKKIEDKGAPNHLEQSQRKMHRGPARCRTSSGVRRSLLPSLQLI, encoded by the exons ATGCATCCCACGCCCACCGCCGCCTTGGCCAACGAGCAGAGCGGGAGCCCCCTCCGACACT GGAGGCCGTTCTACAGCGCTTTCGGTGCCATTGACGAAGCAATCAAGGCAGCCGACCACCTGCGCGCCGCGTTCCGAGAAGTGGGGGTCCGGATCGTCCAGCTCCTACACCCCGCCGCGGACGACGACGTGGCCAAGCAGCTCTGCGTTGCGCTTGATGATGTTATGGTGGAAGCGCTCGAGACTCTGCGGCTGGCGCCTGTCCTGCACAACGCACTGGCGACCACTGACCTCGCAAGGGCCATCGGCGCCCTCGGGAACCATGTCTCGGCCTGGATCTGGACCCTCGCAGGTGACGTAGTGCACGGGTGGAAGGCGGCCAACGTCGCCACAGCTACATCAGTGAAGGATGAGCTTGTCATGCTCTCTGTTGATCAGATCCCACGCCAGGGCATCTCTACAGCAATCAAGAAGGTTGTCGCTCAAAGTGAgaagatggaggccaagaagccGATCGTCACCCAAAGCGAgaagatggaggccaagaagccGGTTGCCGCTCAAAGCGAGAAGATGGAGGCTAAGAAGCCGGTCATCACTCAAAGCAAGAAGATGGAGAATACTAAACGGAAGCTACGGAAGCTACGTGAAGGTTACCAAGAAGCCGAGAAGGTGAAGCGTCAACACATGATTAAGAAGATCGAGGACAAGGGGGCGCCAAAT CATTTGGAGCAAAGCCAACGGAAGATGCATAGAGGCCCAGCAAGATGTAGGACCTCCTCAGGCGTTCGTCGTTCTTTGCTTCCCTCTCTTCAGTTGATTTAG